Proteins encoded by one window of Sphaerodactylus townsendi isolate TG3544 linkage group LG04, MPM_Stown_v2.3, whole genome shotgun sequence:
- the LOC125430776 gene encoding olfactory receptor 2AT4 — MQDARRFSGFMTNSITPLVLVVVSYVRIISSVLKIRSTEGRSKAFSTCSSHLMVVGMYYSSITVAYASYQADMLPDVQVLSTVTFAILTPLLNPLIYTLRNKEVKSTLKKHILLSVPSVLQKSCSL; from the coding sequence ATGCAGGACGCTCGCCGGTTTTCGGGATTCATGACTAATTCCATCACGCCTTTGGTCCTCGTGGTGGTCTCGTACGTCCGCATCATCTCCTCTGTCTTGAAGATCCGCTCCACAGAAGGCCGCAGCAAGGCCTTTTCGACGTGCTCGTCTCACTTGATGGTGGTTGGGATGTACTACTCCTCGATCACCGTGGCCTACGCCTCGTACCAAGCCGACATGCTCCCCGACGTCCAGGTCTTGAGCACGGTGACTTTTGCCATCCTGACCCCACTGTTAAACCCTCTCATTTACACGCTGAGAAACAAGGAAGTCAAAAGCACGCTCAAGAAGCACATCTTGCTTAGCGTTCCCTCCGTTTTGCAAAAGAGCTGCTCGCTTTGA